Proteins encoded within one genomic window of Flavobacterium oreochromis:
- a CDS encoding tyrosine-type recombinase/integrase: MVVHHQIIVAHLLEYKNYLQLKGYKTQTVKHSIAYVKEYLEYQNKEPCTLSQYFKYLENRPNKNHPKLKLGKSTLNGVILALEKYFNYLEFVKKQPIIPCKVPYYKFTRKQIEYLTVKEVQKLFDCVIDLPHKAVLTCLYHLGLRASEVINLKTKDIDLKKNLVFIAGSKTGHQRYVPINKTAKQILRNYLKLHIEYYLFKGVYKEQSNTHYLQKIVKKYAKEAGITKRVYPHLLRHSIATHLLQQGMQLEKIAQFLGHNSLDSTHRYTHFNQ, translated from the coding sequence ATGGTCGTACATCATCAAATCATCGTAGCACATCTTTTGGAGTACAAAAATTATTTACAACTCAAAGGATATAAAACACAAACCGTAAAACACTCAATAGCTTATGTAAAAGAATATTTAGAGTATCAAAATAAAGAACCCTGCACACTTAGCCAGTACTTTAAATACCTCGAAAACCGCCCCAATAAAAACCATCCTAAATTAAAACTCGGTAAATCCACTTTAAACGGCGTAATACTAGCTTTAGAAAAATACTTTAATTACTTAGAATTTGTCAAAAAACAGCCTATCATACCTTGCAAAGTACCCTATTATAAGTTTACAAGAAAACAAATAGAGTATCTAACAGTAAAGGAAGTACAAAAATTATTTGATTGCGTTATAGACTTACCACACAAAGCAGTACTTACTTGCTTGTATCATTTAGGACTTAGAGCCTCAGAGGTGATAAACCTTAAAACAAAAGACATCGATTTAAAAAAGAACCTGGTATTTATTGCAGGATCAAAAACAGGACATCAGCGGTATGTACCCATTAATAAAACCGCTAAACAAATACTTAGAAATTACTTAAAGCTTCACATCGAATATTATCTATTTAAAGGAGTTTACAAAGAGCAATCAAACACTCATTATCTTCAAAAAATAGTAAAAAAATACGCTAAAGAAGCAGGTATTACAAAAAGAGTTTACCCGCATTTACTACGTCATTCCATCGCAACACATCTACTACAGCAGGGAATGCAACTCGAAAAAATCGCCCAATTTTTAGGGCATAACAGTTTAGACAGTACCCACAGGTACACTCATTTTAATCAATAA
- a CDS encoding site-specific integrase — MRGQFDLYTKRNKVILGLVIYQALDAGSIGNLKVSDIDLQKAIIKVPSKTQDLFYPRNLPLEAVQIVALQEYIENIRPAIVTLLQLQSDYLFPYALQERFKMVLLSIKRKIKTYYKLEDFKIIRQSRIAHWLKIYDIRTVQYKTGHRKLQSFDKYKKTQIESLQDAIEKYHVF, encoded by the coding sequence ATGAGAGGACAGTTTGACCTTTATACAAAACGCAACAAAGTTATTTTAGGATTAGTTATTTATCAGGCATTAGATGCGGGAAGTATAGGAAATTTAAAAGTAAGCGACATCGATTTACAAAAAGCTATTATAAAAGTGCCATCAAAAACACAAGATTTATTTTACCCTCGAAATTTACCCTTAGAAGCCGTGCAAATAGTAGCCTTACAAGAATATATAGAAAACATCCGCCCTGCTATTGTAACCCTCTTGCAATTACAAAGCGATTATCTTTTTCCCTATGCCCTGCAAGAACGTTTTAAAATGGTGTTATTGAGTATAAAAAGGAAAATAAAAACCTATTACAAATTAGAAGATTTTAAAATAATAAGGCAAAGTAGGATTGCACACTGGCTCAAAATATATGATATAAGAACAGTACAATACAAAACAGGACATCGAAAATTACAAAGCTTTGATAAATACAAAAAAACTCAAATAGAATCCCTGCAAGATGCCATAGAAAAATACCACGTGTTTTAA